CACCGAATCATGGCTTTCCGGATAATATTTTATTCGAGAAGTTTTACATGGGCTTGGATCCTATGAACCAATCCATAGCCAAATATGCAGCGGATGGATCCTTTATGGATAAAATATTTGCAGGGGTCACACGACAAGATGGCAGAACATAACCAAGCTTGGCACTGGGAAGACACCACGGGTGGAATTGAATGTGGTATCCTTAACCAACATGATTAAGGAGAACCAAGAAAGAGATCAAGTAATTGCCGGGCTTGCCAGCAATGTCAACGTGTTGACAAAAATGTTCACTGAAAGACAAACAAAAAAGGTGAATGTTGTGGAAGATATGCAACCCATGTCAAATGAGGATTACGAAGAAGCCAATTATGTCAACAATTCTCAAGGAGGATATCAAAGAAAACCCTACCAAGGTTCAGGACAACAACACCAATGGAGGTCTAACCCGCAAGGGCAAGGCAACCAACAGTGACGAAACGACCAAGGTAGttaaaatcaaggaaattggagtcataaaaacaataatttttcaaatCGGAGTTCAAACCCCTATGTTCCACCAAAGAGGCAATATTTTAACTCTCCGAATTGGAAGGAAAGTTCTTCAAGTGAGTCCAAGATGCAAAACATGCTTGAACGAGTATTGCAAAATCAAGAGAGATCTGACACTTCAATGAAGAATATAACCGAGCTTGTGGGTTCTCACACCGCATCTATTCAAAAGTTGGAGATGTAAATGAGAGATCTCTCAAGAGAACAAAATCCGAAGCAAAAAGGCACGCTCCTAATGATACAATTGCAAACACAAAAGGTAGTGGGAGTGGTCCAACTTCTCATTGTATGACAATCACAACTCGAAGTGGGAAACTACTTCAATGAGAGAATAAACAAGTGGTCAAAGTGGAAGATTCTGAACAAGAAGTCGAGGCACAAGTTGAGGTGCCAATTGTTGTTGAAGTTGAAAGACTCCCGAAGAAGGTGAGAAGAACTCAAGAAGTGAATCATGAAGAGGTTAAGGAAAAGGTAATAGAGGCACCAAAAACTCTAGCACCAATTCCTAGACATCCTCTTCCTTTCCCTCAAAGACTTTCTAATAAGGTTGATGATAGAAAACTCAAGAAGTTCTATGACATCCTCAAGCAATTATCGGTGAACATTCCatttgtggaagcatttcaagagatgCCGGGTTTTGTTAAGTACTTGAAAGGCTTGATCACTAAATATAAAATCACCAACAATGAAGTGGTGAATGTTACTCACCGGGTTAGTTCCATCATTGAAATAACCGCCATCCAAAAGAAAGAGGACCCGGGAGCCTTCACCATTCCATGCACCATTGGATTGCGCAATTTTGCATGAGCCCTTTGCGATAATGGGGATAGCATCTTAATGCCCTTTACTATTTACAAGCAAGAAGGATTATGTATGCCTAGGCCTACAATAATGAGGTTGGAAATGGCCGACCGTTCAATAAAGTGACCGGTGGGAATAGTTGATAATGTGCTTGTAAAAGTGGGAAAGTTTCTCATCCCCGCTGACTTTGTTATTCTCAATTGTGTTGTTGATAAAGAGATCCCTATCATCTTGGGGAGACCATTCCTTGCTACCGGGAGGGCACTCATGGGCTCGAAACGAAATGATATCAAGTTCCGAGTTAATGACTAAGAAGTTACCTTTCAAGCAGGTAAAGGTATGAAATTGCCACATGCATATGAAAGTATCTCAGTCATTGATGTTGTTGATGAGATAGAGGATGTAGTAGAGGTGAAGATGGAAGAGTATGCCTTGGTGAGACATTGACGACTATTTTGGTGAATTTTGATGGTGAAGACATGGAATGATACATGGAATCGGTGAATGCATTGGAAGGGCTTGGGTCCTACACTTATGCACCAAAGAAGCTTTCTCTTGACTTAGAGAATAGAGTTACCCCTCCTGCTAAGCCTTCCATTATGGAACCGCCACAACTTGAGCTCAAGCCACTCTCGCTGCACTTAAGGTATAAATTTTTTGGCTCTAATAAAACTCTACCTGTAATTGTTTCTTCTTTGTTGAATGATGTGCAGGTTGAACACTTATTGAATACCTTGAGGGACCACAGACAGTCCATTGGTTGGACTATAGCGGGTATCCAAGAGATTCACGCCAGAATTTGTGAGCACAAGATATAATTGGAGCAAGAGAGCAAACCTAGCGTGGAGCATCAAAGAAGGTTAAATCCTTccatgcaagaggtggtgaagaaagaaatcataaaatggttggatgtcggggttgtctaccccattgtCGATAGTCCTTGGGTGAGTCCGGTGCAATGTGTTCCAAAGAAAAGAGGCATGACCGTGAttcaaatgataaaaatgaactCATCCCAACGaggacggtgaccgggtggagagtttgcataGACTACTCGAAGCTCAATAGTTCTACTTGCAAAGACCATTTCCCTATGCATTTTATTGATCAAATGTTTGATCGGCTAGCGGGAAGGTCATTTTATTTCTTCTTGGATGGCTATTCCggctacaaccaaatcaacatcgccttagaggaccaagagaagacgaCATCCACATGTCTGTATGGGACCTTTACCTTTAGCCGGATTCCATTTGGGCTATGCAATGCCCCGGCTACTTTTCAACGATGCATGATGTCAATCTTCtcagacatggtggaggatttcttagaggtattcatggatgacttctctgtAGTTGGTGATTCCTTTGAGAATTGCCAaaagatgtgaggaaacaaacCTTGTGCTCAATTGGAAAAAATGTCACTTCATTGTGGATTAGGGTATTgttcttggccacaaaatttccaaGAAAGGCATAGAGTTTGATTGGGCAAAGAACAGGATCATTTCCAAGCTTCCTCCTCCCATTTCGGTAAAAGGCGTTCGGAGATTTTTGGGGCATGCCGGTTTTTATAGGCGATTTATCAAGGACTTCTCAAAAATTGCAAGTCCCATGTGCAAGCTCCTTGAAAAGGATTTTAAGTTTGAGTTCGATGAGAAATGCTTCaaagcttttgaggaattgaaagcaaggctCACCACAGAACCTATTATTGTCACACCCGATTGGTCTCTTCCATTTAAACTCATGTGTGACACCCGTGGTGTCGCTATTGGAGTAATAATTGGTCAATGGCATAACAAGATTCTTCATCATGTCTACTATGCAAGAAAGACACTCAATGGCGCACAAATAAATTACACTGTAACTGAGCAAGGACTGCTTGTTATTGACTATGCTTTTGAAACATCCTGGACCTATTTGATGGGATCCAAAGTGATAGTCTACACCGATCATGATACTCTCCGATAccttatgaagaagaaggatgttaAACCAAGATTGATTAGGTGGGTTCTTTTGTTACAAGAGTTTGACTTTGAAGTCAAAGATTGGaaaggaacagagaatcaagtTGCGGATCACTTATCCAGGCTTGAAGAGGCAGGGAGGCCAAAAGAAGATCTTGAAATTAATGATGCCTTCCCAGATGAACACTTATTGGCAATATCTAGCACCTTCACTCCTTGGTATGCCGATATCGCTAACTTCTTGGTTAGTGACTTTATCCCCGACGGATTAGAATCTTATCAACAGAAAAAGTTCTTACGAGAGTGTAGGCAATACTATTAGGAGGAACCCTTTTTCCCGGATTTGCACCGACAACATCATTCGGCGTTGTGTTCCGAAAGATGAGAAAATTCAAATTCTCAAAGCATGTCATGACTCCCCAGTTGAGGGCCACCATGGCAAAAATCGTACTGCGGAAAAAGTGCTTGAATGTGGCTATTATTGGCCATCGATCTATCAAGATGCAAACCAAATAGTCGAGGCATGTGATCAATGTCGAAGACATGGGTCAATTTCTAGAAGGCATGAGATGCCTATAAAATGTTTGATGGAGGTCgagatctttgatgtgtgggggataGATTTCATGGGTCCCTTTGTAAGCTCTTACAGCATGACATATATCTTGGTGGCAGTAGATTATGTCTCCAAATGGGTGGACGAAATTGCCTTGCCAAATAATGAGGTAAAGAGTGTAACCgccttcttgaagaagaacatatttacTCGGTTTGGAACCCCAAGGGCCATCCTTAGTGATGGTGGTTCTCACTTATGCAACAAAGCTTTTGTCGGGTTGCTCAAAAAATATGAGGTAAAGCACAAGGTGTCCACCACTTATCATCCTCAGTCGAGGggtcaagttgaagtctccaaccaggaGATCAAAAATATTCTAGCAAAACTTATTAATGTAAACAGAACCGACTGGTCAAAAAAGATAGATGATGCATTGCGGGCTTATTGAACAACACTTAAGACTCCCATTGGCACCTTACCATACTGGTTGGTTTTTGgtaaggcatgtcacttgccagtggagcttgaacacaaagccatgtgggcattGAAAAAGTTATATCTTGACTGGGTCAAAGTTGCTAATCTAAGgatgctacaactcaacgaggtGGAAGAGTTCCATTTTCATGCCTATGAGAATGCAACCATGTATAAAGAAAGAATGAAGTTTATTCAGGACAAGAAGATTTTGAAGCAGGAATTCAAATCTGGTGACTTAGTCTTACTCTTCAAGTCAATATTGAAGTTCTTTTCAAGcaaactcaaatccaaatggtCTTGCCCGTTCAAAGTTGTGAATGTATCTTCCTATGGTGCTATTGAATTAGAATCCGAGGACGGGACTCGAACTTTCAAAGTAAATGGCTAATGGGTCAAGCATTACCTCGGAACCATTGGAGAAAGGCAACTGGTAGAATAATTCTCACTCAAGGATGGTCCTTTGCCTATCCCCACCACTGGTTAGCCAAAATGGGGGCAACATCACCGTGCCGtaacgttaaatcaagcgcttcttggaaggcaacccatgtgttggtAACAGTTTTTTTGGTTAGATTATAATTTAGGTAGGTTTATTTGTAACTGTTGAATAATTTTACGTGTGTGTTAGAATGCAGGTTACACCAAATACAAATAAATAGGATGCAAAGGCAGAGGGAAAATGAAGGAAAGCAAGCCGGGATTCAGTTGTGTTCTACGGCAACATATGTGGCCACATAAAAGgtttgcggactgcataatggtcgcagacgCAAACAGAACAACATGCAAACTGGGCCTTAAAAATACAGTGAGAATTCACTTTATGCAggccgcataatgattatgcgaccgcagagtaGATCGCAAATATGTTGCCCACCACTCAGTTACTAACCCATCGCACAACacatatgcggtcgcataatatgTTATGTGATGTCCTTTTCACCGTGAAACCCTCAGGTATTAAACCCTAATTCTTTCTCTCTCATTTCTTTCTATCATCTATTATATCACACACCCAAGCACGAAGCataatacaaaagaaaaaaaacactgagaaaaataaaaaggaattgaaaaagaaaggctTACCTTGCTCGCGATTCACACCCACGTGGTTTGCTGGATCTTCTGATATCTGGTATGTATATTTCCAACCCTTCTCTTGCTCAGTCAATTTGAAGAGTGTTGTGTGCTTTCACTTGACTAAATTTCCCATCTCATCCATGTACCCTCCTCTTTCTCCCCAGCTCCTTGCTATGAGTAATCAACTGTGAATGCTTGTACTGAAAATTGACTCTGGGAACCATGTACTCTGGGTAAATCCAAATTTGGGGATTAGCATTAGGGGGACTGATTTGAGTAGGGGGTTGGAGATTTGTGTATATTTTCATTAGGTATTTGTTTGTAATGCTCTTTCACAACTTGAGCATTTGCTACTGAGTGTGCATAAAGGCTGCCTGTGAGTGCCTTTTTAAGTAGAGATGATGACCTTTACGGTCTGCATAAcctttttgcggaccgcagagtcATCGCATTCTGTATGCTTGGAAGTTTTCTAAAAGACCATATGCGGTTGAGTCTGCGACCTTAGAAatgttttgcggaccgcacaatggtCACAGACAGAAGCAGAAAAAAGGCTAAATCTAAAGAACAAATCGCGATTGATCTGCAGCCGCACATTTgttctgcggaccacataatttgtTTTGTTTAGAGATGGTTGTAATCTGTGTTATGGTTTGCGGCTCGTAGAGTTATTCTGTGATTGTATAACTGGTCGTAGGACATTCTTTGTCTCTGACTTCTCTTCCATATGTTACATATGCCATATCATGTACTCACTCCTCGTTAATTGACATGAATGGCACCAAAGAAATCTCTAGCATCGCGAACACCCACCGCTCCAGGAAAGAGATGGGCTGCTTCTATAAGCCCACAATCACAGCAATCCCAAAGCAAACGGCCTGACACCTCCAGAAATTTATCTAAGCATTCCTCCCAGTCTGAAGAGAAGGAGGCACAAACTGACCTTGTGCCACCAGTTGACCTCCATGCCGAAGCATGCCGAAAGAGTGGTGAGGATCTCAAGTTTGGGATCTTCGGCTCTTGGACTCTGTACAGAGATGGCCCGACAAAGAGAAAGATCCTCGAAGAAAAGCAGCTGAGTTTGAACGATTTAAAAGAACGCTACCCCTATGTGCTAGAAAGAATCAAAAAGAGGGGATGGGAGTTCTTCACTAAGGTTCTGGGGGGAGTACAACGAGACGCTTGTTAGGGAATTTTATGTTGCATCCAGGAACTCAGAACAAAAGAAAAACCGTAGATACTTGGACTCTGTCTTAGTTCGAGGAGTTGAAATACTCTGTGATTCCCCATAAATCAATGATGTATATTTCGAAGAATGGGAGCCAGGCATGGCAGAATTTGACACAAAGATTGCAAATAAGGAATCTGAGCAATCTGAGCGTGCTTCAGTAGCCTCTGTAATAGCCAAGGGAACTCCACCCTGGATTGCACCGCGATAAAGGATTCACAAGAGAGATCTTACCCAAGAAGGTCGGTAATGGCTAAGTTTTGTCTGTTCTCGTATAATGCCCTCGAGAAATGAGACTGACATCCGTATGGAGAAGGCGATCCTCATTTCTTGCATCATGTCGGGTATCAAGATTGATATAGGCAAGCTTTTATTCCCTGAGATTGGGATCCAGGCAAACCAGAAAGAAACCTCGCTTCATTTTCAATGCTTAATCCATGCCTTGTGTAAAGATGTGGCGGTTCCTCTGTTCCCCAAACATGACCACATAGAAAACGCTATTAGGACATTGACATCACTCGGATCAATGATGTTGCGGATAAAGTGGTCGAAGATCTActagagcaatcactcactcccCCCTCGTCAGCCTCAGCAGCACATGTTGCCTCATCAGTGCCAGACACTTCTTCCACACCAACTACCTCTACATCTACTCCCAGACCAGCCACAGTTACACCACCTGTCTCATTGCCTACACTCTCCAAGCTTGGTCTACTGGCACAACATGCCAATGCCAAAGTAGACAAGTTGACAAAAGAACTTCCATCGCTCATCAAGAAAGCATTGGCCCCGATCCAAACCTCAGTAAGTGATCTTCAAAATCAACATCTATCATATGAGGATTGACTCAAGCACTTTGAAGCTTGCCTTGAGAAGGTTGAGTGAGGTGGAGCTTGGTATATTCCTCAACTCAAAAAGGATGTAGTTGAGCTCAGGTAAGAGCTGCAAAAGATACAGACGCTAGAGTTTGATTTGACCACCCTTCTTCCAATGGAAGGAGCATAGGGCACTGGCACCTCCCATGTACCAAGCCTCGATTTGGATTTCACAAACCTCCTGCCAGCTGAGGAGGCACATGATATTGACATCTAACAAGTTTCGGGTTCCGAGGCACACACCGACGATCATTCAAATGAGGAATCTGGAGAGTCTTGTGAGGAAACTGATGAGGAGGAGATATTTGAGTAGGGTGATGATCAGAGGGACAACAAAGGAAACCAGGTTGTCGTTTCAAAATATTAACTGGGTGAGGAGGAGGCGGATGTGCAGACAGCTATCGCACACTTCCTTGCAGATATGATTTCCAGGGTTACCACCACAACCACACAGCCATCATCGGGTGAGGCTAGCAGCTCCCAGGTCCAGGACCCGGCTTCGTAACTGGCGGGGCTTCCTACTTTGGTCTCGGACACCACTGTCCAATCAGAGGATCCTCCCACTGCCTCCACAGTGTCAGCTCCTGGTCCCACGGCCGCCTCAGATATTCTAACCCCTCCAAGCACCTAGTGCGCCCTCAGGGAGCCCCGAAACTTTGCTCTTACTTTCTCAATGCATTAGGGACAATGCATGCTCTTAGGTTAGGGGTGGGGTAGTCAAATTTTACAACTTGTATATAAACTCTTAATTTTAATAATGTAGATTTGTATATAGTAATgaattccccttggtttttctttgccGGGTTCTTTTTCCAAGGGTGTAATAGTAGAACCATGGTCGTAGTATATAACGTTTTGACTTGTTTGGTGCTTTTGTtcaaaattcaagtatgtgatAAGATTTTGTTGAATAAATTGCACCCTTCCAATTTTATAAATTAACAGTTAGTCATTCTTGTGAAATCGAAGCTCGCTCTTTGACTTAGTGCTTACTTAGAATCTCAAATATCATGTGATGAAACTTTGAATTGCCTTGTATTCATTCGAGGGCTGAAATTATGGCGATTTGAGCAGTTCATGCATCGTGAGTGGTGAGAATTTGTGTAAATAATGCATGTGCTCAACTTgtaatgtctagaacttgcccggttggtTTCTCAATGCAAATCTCAGGTTGATGATTGGGTGTTGCAATGATATTAGGCTCTCTTTTTGATTGCTAACCAAtgtttgaccaaattgacctcccTGGTGCATTTATTATCCTAGTTATCCCCCGTTGAGCCTTTGACCTTTCATTTGGCTACCACATTACAAATTTGTACtcttttgtgaaataattccctcttctgaacccgtccctccttgaatgttgagaatgaggctaaaagcctaagttagGGGTATTGGTAATAATTGGAAAATTGTGAAGATGTGCATTGTGTGTAGAAGCATATACCTCGAAATTGTTTAAatgaagatactcaagctccaaaagaaaagcaaaagaagATATGTGTATATTTATAAGAAAAAAAACAATGTGTGGAGTCTTGTGAAAAGTAAAGAGATACTTTGACGTGGTTCTATGTCGGTAACTAGAGGTCAATAAGGGctatgtggtttaaaaagaagcaaagtgtgTGTAGCATTCAAGAAGGGTGCAGTCACTATATTCCCAAATATTCATCCAACCCGTCCTGAAGCCTACACTACAACCCTTAAAAAGTCTTTTTTGATCTACATAATTATTCCCGAGATAGCAATgagttaaaataagggcaagcatatGTACTAATACTTGTAGCGCTTAGCCTTCTTTCTGAGTGAAATAGTGTTTGATTGTATCCCCTGTACATATTTGTTGAGTTGGGGATTTTCTTTGATGTGAGCACGCATGAATTGCAAGAGTTAGCATAAATTAGGCTTCTTGAAGTAGGATACAAGTGCATAGCTAGCTATGGGTAGCACTCTGTCATTGCTCTTGAGGCTCAAAGCTCACAAACTGATTATTCGAATTGTTAAATGATCTTTGTCTTCAAAGAAGGGTGAATAAAAGAAGTTGCATACTTGTTAGCTAACAATCAGCACCATCCATAATCACTACTGCTTTGTGATCAGTCGAAAATAGATTAGTATTTGGTAGGTTGACTGTTtagttgcttgaggacaagcgagagtctaagttgggggtgttgatgtgcCGTAGAATTGAGGCACTTTTGATACTAATTACATAGATTTTAGCTCATCTTTTAAAGTATTATAAGTTATTTCTAATGTAGTTTTGGTGTTTTGCCGAAAACCAGACTTGAAGAGCCAAGAACAGGAAACAGATGACAAAAACTCATGGAAAGGTAGAAATGCGGTAGGTCTGCGATCGCAAAAATGATGTGCGGGCCGCAGACCaatcgcagagtgaagcagtccATCCCAGTTCTGAGAGTATATTCTACGATccattgtgcggtcgcataactctTGTGCGGACAGCATAATCATCGCACAAATACAAAAGAGTTCCACTAAATATGACTTTGCAGTATGACATGCGGTCGCAAAATCtatatgcggaccacataaacAAAATGTGACGAAAATCTGGATAACAGGGTGATCTAATTCTGCGAAGGAAATGAAGATGTACGGACCGCAAAAGCCTTCTGCGATCCATTCTGCGTTCGCAGACGTGATCTGTAAGGttatttttatcactttttgaacACGACTTTTAGCCTATTATAAATAGAATGACTAGGGTTTTGTTGCACCATCTTGTCTGAAAAAGAGGCTACACGTAGAGCATCGAATACaccattattttggaagcttttgaAGAGAGAATATTATCatctttgtaagctttatgactttATGTATTGCTTTGTTCTTggattctagtatgagtagctagctTTAAATACTAAGCTTGTGGACCCTAAATGGATGTAATGTTAATAagtgtttaccattgaatatatatatatatatatatatatatatatatatatatatatatatatatatatatatatatatatatatatatatataatggtcaGTTGATATCTATTAATCTCTCatgctttatttattgttgatggttgcaaacattgactagTGCCACTTTactctatctttacttggaaaagtgtgttagggtttggtagaattgaatagcaaaaactcaaggcctcaaaccttgTTTAAAAGAATCACTTAGGAATAAGTGGGTTCTATTTGGCATATAttggttgttcttaattgtaactcttttatatttaggaaaatcataaagagaaaatactacctaattattagaaaatattgggtagt
This sequence is a window from Nicotiana tomentosiformis chromosome 5, ASM39032v3, whole genome shotgun sequence. Protein-coding genes within it:
- the LOC104091225 gene encoding uncharacterized protein: MWALKKLYLDWVKVANLRMLQLNEVEEFHFHAYENATMYKERMKFIQDKKILKQEFKSGDLVLLFKSILKFFSSKLKSKWSCPFKVVNVSSYGAIELESEDGTRTFKVNG